CATTGAATGGAGTTGCTATTGTTGACAGTAATAATTGGAATATTACCTTAAAGAAAAATCAGAAAATCAAACCCAATACTGCTGTTAAACACCAATTAAAAGTGACGATATATCCACAAGCTTATGGATTGGGCGAAGGAGACAGCGTAACATGGAATCTTGGACGGATTGAAGGACTTTCCCTGGATAGTGAATTCTGGGAAGAGTTAGTTCTAACCGGCGGAGTCCATGTAGGAGATGTAATGCTTTGTTACACTGAGGACGGCAATGTCATTCTCTATACAGAGTTTAAAGAAGAAGTAAGCATGTATTCCAGTATTACAATTACATATTGGTATGATAGTGGTTTTGTTCCGGTAAGCGAACCGACCTGCATTATATTTGATTTACCGGGATATGAAGAACCGATTCCAGCGGTGCTTGTTCCTGAGGAAGAAACGACTGCGGAGGAAAGCAGTCCTCAGGAAACAACAGAGGAAGAAACAACAGCGGAGGAGAGCAGTCCGCAGGAGACAACAGAGGAAGAAACAACAGCGGAGGAGAGTAGTCCGCAGGAAACAACAGAGGAAGAAACAACTACAGAAGAGAGTAGTCCCCAGGAGACAACAGAGGAAGCAACAACAGCGGAGGAAAGTAGTCCGCAGGAGACAACAAAGGAAGAGACAACTGCAGAGGAAACAACGCCAGAGACACATAATCCGACAAAAGATTATGGCTCAGGAGGGAATTCTGGTTCAGATAGAGAAAAAACTACTTTAGCAAAAGAAACAACAAGTCCGGAAACGATTCCGGAAAGCTCAACAGAGATTGAGAAAGCGACAGATCCGCAGTCAGAAGGATCTCAGGCCCAGGAACAGCATTCACAAAATGAGCAATCAGCTGGAGATGCTGGGGGATCCGGTGAGGCAATGGATATCAATATTTCCTTTGGTGCAGAAGTAGCTGCCAGCCATGGAATGCAGTCCCGGGTACTTCCCAATGAGATACTTACATATAGAATGGTACTTCCCAATGACAGCGAGGAAGAGATTAAGGATGTGCGTATCCGGGATTACCTTCCGGAGCATACCAGTTTTGTTTCCGTGGAAGACGATGGGATATATGGAGTTGTCGACGGACAGCAGTATATAACCTGGATGCTGGAGAGTATCCTTCCGGGTGAAGAAAAGGAATTAACTTTTCAGGTAAAGGTGTTTCTTTGTACACCGCCGGATTTTTCGGTCAGGAATCAGGTTTACTGGCAGGCAGATGACAGCAGATCCGTAAACAATCAGGAAAGGCCTGAGAATCAGGTGGACTTTCCAATGATCACCGTTGGATAGAAAGGTTATTGTTCTTTTTATCATATAACTTTAATTATCAAAAAGGAGAGAATGAAAGATGAAGAAGAGACTCATAACAACATTATTAGCAGGCGTAATGGCAACAAGCATGGTGATACCAGCAATGGCAGATCCAGGAGGAGCTGTTCCTGCATCAACCGGCACTGATGTATGGGCAGGTGTTATTATCGAAGATATGGATGCAAAAGTAAAAGTAGAAGTTCCGACACTGTTTGCATTCGTAGTAAAAGGTACGACTACAGTAAGTGATAACAGTCCTGTGACCAGCGCAAACGGAGATATTTATCTTCCAAATGTAAAGGTAGACGTAACCACTCCGTCAAATAACGGGCAAGGTGCAGTTTATAACCTGCAGACAGAAGGAAATCTTACTGTTGAAGGAAAGCTGCCATTTACAAACTATTCTACCTTCAAGAATACTTCAGGAGAAAGAGAAGGTCTGGCTGTTAAGATCAATGGAAACATCAAGAATGAAGGGGATGACGCATCCAGAAAATACTGGACGCATACAACCAGCAGCAATACCGGATTGAATGATTTTAAGAAGTACAATATAAGCGTTGATGGTAACAATTTTGATACAGTGGCAAACGGCGGACTCCAGATGGCTGGAACCGGTATTAATCTGGCAGCACCTAACACAGACCCATTAGGTGATTCAAGCTACTCTAACGTAGACAGTGATGATTATGCAATTGTTGGAGAGACTCACCATGCAAAGTTTGATGTACTTGTAGGTGGAAAAAAGGGCGAGTATAAGCAGGTAGAAGAGTCTGCAAAGATTGGTAACATCGTATGGACGATCAGTGTAGAGATGCAGAATGATGTTGACACTGCACCTACCGAGGATTACCTTCAGCCTTAATTAAATTTGAGGACAGTTTATAAACGCCAGGATGATTAGTTATAATCCCCAGAGAATCTCCTTTCGGAGATTCTCCGGAGATTTGTTGCAAATAAACAGCAGGGGGCAGGACAGTTTATTTGCAAGAGATTTCCGGAAACAGCCAGAATGGAAAAGAGGAAAATAAATGAATCCTATGAAACGATGGAAAAAATATATAGTTAAACTTACCGCAGTTGGATTTGTATGTACGGCCTGCCTGCGCTTTTCTGCGTTAGCAAGCGAAGGCCCGACGTCCAATGTGTGGTTGAGTGTAACTCAGATACCATCAGAAGCAAGGATATCGGTAACCGTACCTTTGGCATATGGATTTGTTGTGCGTGGAAGTGTTGACAGCAGTGATACATATCCGGTGTCAGTCGAGAATGGAAACTTACTTGTGCCGAATGTAAAAGTACATGTCAGCGTACCTTCCGATTCCGGAGCAGGAATAACCGCTGAGTATGAATTGCAGACGTTTTCGGAACATACAATCCCAATCCTGAATTACTCAACTGATGTAAGAGAAGAGCATCTGGAAGAAGAGAATCCACCTAGAGAGGGATTGCCGGTTGAGTTAAAGCCTTTTATTGCCGGCGATGACAGTGATGAAGGTAAGACGCATTACTGGAAGGCGGTAGGATATGACCCTACATGGGATGGAGCATCGTCACAGACGAATTTTAAAGAGTATCAGATGCTGATGGATCATGTTGCATTTTCTGATCCCGGCCAGGTGACAATAAGTTATGAAGACAGCAGTACGGAGCTTAAGGATGTATTTTGGTATGCAGATAAAATTGCTTTGAACGCACCGGAAGATGTACTGACAAATGGATATACTGCGGCGGGAACGGCAAATGTACCTTCAGAAACATACGTCAATGTAGGCGTCAAAGTAGGCGGAATGCAGAGCGAATATTCGCAGGTTGAAGAGTCGTTAAAAGTCGGAGCGATTTTTTGGCAGGTGATACCGGGTGAACTTCCGGAAGTAACGCCGTAAGTTATTTGTAAATAGAAAGAAAGTAAAGGACTGGAAAGATGACAGTGCAAAAAGAAAAGAAAAAAAGTAAGTTATTATGGATCATTATTATTCTCCTGTTGCTTCTGATTGGAGTTGGATCAGGTATCTATTACCAGATGACCAGAGACAATAATTTAAGCCGTTTAACAAGAGATGCGCTGGCTTTGGGTGGTATGCTTCCGGGTAAGACAGACCAGGAAATCGTGGATATTTTAAGTACCAAGGTAGCAGAAGGTATGGTGGATATCGGAATCGCGGCCGGTCCGGTATTTGAAAATGGAGGAAAGAAAGGTCGGATTGCAATCGAAAATATAGCAGCAAACCATTATTCTTTCCAGGTAGATATCAGGCTGGATGACACTGGAGATATTATTTATCAGTCGGGACTGATAGACCCAGGATTTTATATTGAATATATCGAGTTAAATAAAACGCTTCAGGCCGGGGATTATCAGGCGACAGCACACTTTACCACATACTCTTTGGATGAGACTGAGGATAAGATCTCGGAAGCAAATGTAAAAATTGTACTTCATGTGATGGATGGTCTTTTTTATAAATGAAATTAAATAACAACAAAATTCGCAGTTGCTTCATGTTCTTAGCGGTTATCTGCCTGCTGGCCGGATCATTTTTTGTAGGCATGGGCTTACAGAAAATGTTCAGTAATCAGCAGACCCGTAAAGAATATGCCAAATCAGAACTTGAATGGAAACAGGAGCTTGCTGAAGGTGAAGATGATGCAATTGTAAGAGATTTGAGAAACCAGGAACTGGTCAAAAATATGAAATATGTTTCTTTGGAACGTCAGATTTATTTTGATCATTCTGATGAACCCGGAGAAGCCAGGATTGCAAACGACAGTAAGAATAATTTTAGCTGTACATTAAGGATTGTAAGGGATGCAACCGGAGAAGTAATTTATGAATCCGGTTTGATTGAGCCTGGATATTACATAGAAGAAATTCACTTGACCGGCGGTCTTAAACAAGGGTTTTATCCTTGCACTGCAGTTTGGAGTTTTTATACACAAGGTGAAGAATATGCAGGCGAGACAGCATGGAAAGTAGTCGTAATTATTAAATCTGCGAATAAATCGTCATGAGAAAACGGATAAGATTTGCAAGAAAGTACAGCAGTTCAGCCTGTATAAACCGAACGGCTGCAAGTTGATACGGCTGGAGCCGTGAACCTTACCCATAAATACATTGTAGTAGAACGGAGGTGGATATTATGGGCAGAAAGAGATTCCTTTTATCATGGCTGATATGTAACCTGTTGTTTCTGTTTGTCTGTTTTCCTGTCTGGGCAGATGATAATAGTCTGGGAGGAGGAACAGTACCAAAAAGAAATGGGCGGACCGATATTGTTGCAGGTGTGGTTGTTGATTATATGGGGAAATTACGTTTTCAGGTCTTGGACAGAGACAATAATAATCCGATTGAAGGGGTGTCAGTGGAAATCTTTATTCCGAGTCTGAACCGTTATGTTTTGTTTGGTTTAACGGATAGTGCCGGTATTTATGAGTTGGATGTGGCATATAACATGGCCTCTTCTGTATCGGACAGTGACCAGTTTATTAAGAACGATGAGAACTATACGTTTAATGGTACGTTAGTGTATCTAAACGATAATAATATTCAGTACCGGGTTTATAAAGCCGGATGGCTTCCTTACCCCTACAACGGGAGCTATCTATTGAAGGGGGATAAGGTTCCTGAGACGATTACCATAAAATTGTATCAGAAGAAGAACGGCGAAGATGGTGATGGTGGTGATGACAAAGATACAGTACTTGATAAAACTGTTCCGGGGGGAAACCTTCCCGGAGGCCCACCTTTAGATAAGCTCCCTTCTGATATTCCGGATAATACGCCTCCATTGGGCTACGTGGGAGGAATTCCCAAAACCGGAGTGGAAGGAGCTCTTATTTATTGGGCATATGGCTTAATATTCTTTCTGCTTGCAGGGGGAGCAATCTGGAAATTGTCAAAGTTGGATAATGAGAGCAAAAAAACGAAAAGGAGAGATTAGAATGACACAATTCAAAAGATTTACAGCGTTCCTTTTGTGCTTCCTTATGATCTTTCCCACTCAGGAACTTATGATTCTGGCAGAAACCACATCAATGGATTATGCACGGATCGAGGAAATGCCATCTTCAGATATAACTGAAGATGGAGCAGACCGCGTGGAGGAAACTCAGCCGTCAGAAACAGTTGAAGAAGGAACAGACCGAGTGGAGGAAACTCAGCCGTCGGAAACAGTTGAAGATGGAGCAGACCGTGTGGAGGAAACTCAGCCGTCAGAAACAATGGAAGATGGAACAGACCGCATTGAGGAAACTCTGCCTTTAGAACCAATGGAAGATGGAACAGACCGTATAGAAGAAACATTGCCATTAGAACCAATTGAGGGTGGAGGCGGCCGTATTAAGGAAACATTGCCGTTAGAACCTTTGGAGGACGATGGTTATGCAATTTATTGGAATCCGGGTGGTCAGCTGCCTGCAGAACTGGCAACCGCATCGAATGCAGCAGCAACCGTGTCCAATGCAACTCCATCCAGGGCAAAAATGGGAAAAGATTCTGCCAATGGGTTGAGTCCTGCAAAGCCTGTAAAAACTCTTAAAAAGGCAATTGAGCGCGCAAAAGATCTGATGGAGAAAGAAGGACTGGATCCATCGGACATTACTATTTATGCAATGAATCCGATGGAGGTGGCAGACGGAGAACTGTATGTATTAAATGCAGGGAATATCCGCATAGCATCCTGGCCGGAACGTCCTTATGAAAGTGACGCGTTGTTTTATGTGAATGGCGGACAATTAACATTGACGAATGTTCTGCTTGAGGCAGAAGATCCGGATCATGATCCTGATGAGACAGAGTTGGTTTATGTACGGGGCGGTGTCCTTCAAATGGGACAGAATGTCAATATTAATGGCTGTGTTGTAATGGATTACTGCAGTGAGCAGGAAGATATAGAGTGGAAAGAAGATACGGCATCTCCTTCCAATGCTGCGGATACAGATAATACGGCAGCAGCAGAAAACGAACGAATTGAGAAAACACTTACGCTGCAACCGCTGGCTTCAACCGCCAGTCAAGCAAAGGCGGCAGGAGAAGCGGCCTTTGATATTGATAATTATGTTTTGGACACCGATGAAGATAATGTTGAACTGATAGTAGATAAGATGTCCGCCAGTACATGGAGAGATCCGATTATCGAGTTGATGGAAGGATTTGACGGTGGCAGCGGCGAATATCTTCTGGAATTACGGGATGATGGCAAGGCAGAATCACGTGAACTGGTGACAACCCTTTATGCGGATGATGCAACTGATGAAGAGTTTTTAGGCTATTTTACTCTGGCAGAATCTGATAAATGGAACCTGGAGGTCGAGACTGAGGCAGCTGCTCAGTTAAGAGATACGGGTTCAGAAAATAAAATCATGTCCCGGTCCTTTGCCTTTGAGGCAGATACTTTGACCAGCAAGACTCTGATTGCAAGCCGTTCTTTGGGTGAAGCAAAGGTTATTTACTGGAATCCGGGAGCTGCTATGACCATTGATGGGGAGATTTATCCGGCAGGCGATGATGTTTTATATGATGGATCAAACCCACGTGCTCCGCTTAAAACCTGGAGTGCAGCAGCCGAGGAGGCTAAGAAGTCCAATGGAATGGTTGTAGCCATGCGATCCCTGAATTTGGGGGATGATAACGCCGGTGAATATCTGGAGCAGCTTTCGGACGGAGAGTTTTACCTGGCTTCTGCCGAAGCTTCATTGATAACTCCTCTTGGCACATGGAATTCTACTTCACAGCCGGC
This genomic stretch from Lacrimispora sphenoides harbors:
- a CDS encoding DUF11 domain-containing protein; protein product: MVKNRKRIEWLAKLYASAGLIVALIAVVSSASFAGTRRIESVFGVKAKGVRASTLATPSRATSVLAAPLSTGLPGQLSLQELLEQEADNENAIIPTWFQVSLNGVAIVDSNNWNITLKKNQKIKPNTAVKHQLKVTIYPQAYGLGEGDSVTWNLGRIEGLSLDSEFWEELVLTGGVHVGDVMLCYTEDGNVILYTEFKEEVSMYSSITITYWYDSGFVPVSEPTCIIFDLPGYEEPIPAVLVPEEETTAEESSPQETTEEETTAEESSPQETTEEETTAEESSPQETTEEETTTEESSPQETTEEATTAEESSPQETTKEETTAEETTPETHNPTKDYGSGGNSGSDREKTTLAKETTSPETIPESSTEIEKATDPQSEGSQAQEQHSQNEQSAGDAGGSGEAMDINISFGAEVAASHGMQSRVLPNEILTYRMVLPNDSEEEIKDVRIRDYLPEHTSFVSVEDDGIYGVVDGQQYITWMLESILPGEEKELTFQVKVFLCTPPDFSVRNQVYWQADDSRSVNNQERPENQVDFPMITVG